The Nycticebus coucang isolate mNycCou1 chromosome 5, mNycCou1.pri, whole genome shotgun sequence genome window below encodes:
- the NHSL1 gene encoding NHS-like protein 1 isoform X11, with translation MGAKILPCSLSSSEEERFIFIRRSKTPTSNDFSDLNTQTNWTKSLPLPTPEEKIRQHAQMVQADVVPINITGENFDRQASLRRSLIYTDTLVRRPKKVKRRKTITGVPDNIQKELASGTGQDDVGGQSVFSPDHYPTLGRLDSYQPAGQRSETRDSSCQTEDVKVVPPSMRRIRAQRGQGIAAQMSHLSGSSGNMSVLSDSAGIVFPSRLHSDAGFHSLPRSGARANIQSLEPRLSALGPARDVGDTFPYQRSNPQVDEHLGYLGDASRTGALLRPKSQELRHFESENVTSPACVVSPHATYSTSIIPNATLSSSSEVIVIHPVQNTGLLDSKITSSSSYMKIKSRDHLISRHTVKDDPQSPRRHWSERHPAVLSQALDTHSPGAPTLLSLCDSSVSLNANQENGSQVVPYNCRSNVRFPAHPQDVDGNSESSHSGGGGQGSSEPWEYQASSNGQASPLKPPVATPGYSTPASNMSSCSLDQTFNKEDAGSLYSEDHDDCCTSVHSNSGRASGNLCNSSDGFRNPRHSVVNVFDGRAQKNQGDRSNCNDKSLSRNISLKKAKKPPLPPSRTDSLRRVPKKSSQSNGQVLNEHLIASLQHSLHLSLPGKGGSSPSQSPCSDLEEPWLPRSRSQSTVSASSSLTSTTAPNVYSLCGVTPSQSDTSSVKSEYTDPWGYYIDYTGLQEDPGTPGGGYFAGSGTPAGNGLVRPVQEGPRAVPPQVPSGSVKPKITSPEKSHRVTSPSSGYSSQSNTPTALTPVPVFLKSMSPANGKGKPKPKVPERKSSLISSVSVSSSSTSLSSNTSTEGGGTMKKLDAASACPLVPPTPLPGPLPPPPSPLADCPEGCALPPSPVFPPPPPEALTPFCSPPDGCLPPAPASLSPLFPDSSVPLPLPSPFLPSSEPPPAPPLDPKFMRDPRHSCPNSSQPDSSREAFRPPSTREESSRPPMPLITTEALQMVQLRPVRRNSGTGPALSSEPTAQEKRTLVAPQYHLKPSAFLKSRNSTHEMENESQLASLTSSLRSPAKSLSQGDHGSAAEHGSGPWSARDAEAQTGPRTAQLPNSSPSRKPPPISKKPKLFLVVPPPQRDFTAEPAENVSETLRAVPSPTRGEEGPAHSNEARESPAARAGSHATYPGSLVLEEGAPESVSPGTVEANVPMVQPDASPGPQQEEPAENREDGGGDVESCLSRQDGEAGVPQTDTAASSSEACDFPREEGSDEVMTPSRPRTTEDLFAAIHRSKRKVLGRKDSDDDPSRNHSPSPPVTPTGAAPSLASPKQMGSIQRSVRKSSTSSDNFKALLLKKGSRSDASARMSAAEMLKNTDPRFQRSRSEPSADTPESPSSCSPSKSRRAQEEWARNEGSMPRSLSFSGPRYGRSRTPPSAASSRYSVRNRIQSSPMTVISEGEGEASESTDSRARGAPGTAQGCSLDGRAGDEMDEGSALCGKEPATSLRPPAPGPANGTASVGDREQPEQCGGSLREES, from the exons GGGAGAATTTTGATCGCCAGGCCAGCCTTCGGCGGTCTCTAATTTACACAGACACTCTGGTAAGACGACCGAAGAAAGTCAAAAGGAGAAAGACTATTACAGGAGTCCCTGACAACATACAGAAGGAGCTAG CCTCTGGCACTGGTCAAGATGATGTTGGTGGTCAGTCAGTGTTTTCCCCAGACCACTACCCTACATTAGGAAGGCTTGATAGCTACCAGCCTGCTGGGCAGCGCTCAGAAACCAGGGACTCCAGCTGTCAGACTGAGGATGTGAAAGTCGTGCCACCGTCCATGAGAAGAATCAGGGCGCAGAGGGGGCAAGGCATTGCTGCCCAAATGAGCCACCTCTCTGGCTCCTCCGGCAACATGTCTGTGCTAAGTGATTCTGCGGGTATTGTGTTCCCTTCCCGCCTCCACAGCGACGCTGGTTTCCACAGTCTGCCACGTTCAGGAGCAAGGGCAAACATTCAGTCCCTCGAGCCGAGGCTGAGTGCCCTGGGCCCTGCAAGAGACGTGGGTGACACTTTCCCCTACCAGAGGAGTAATCCACAAGTAGATGAACACTTAGGATATTTAGGGGATGCCTCAAGGACAGGAGCACTTTTGAGGCCCAAATCCCAGGAGCTGAGGCACTTTGAAAGTGAAAATGTAACAAGCCCAGCATGTGTGGTTTCTCCTCATGCGACTTATTCCACCAGCATCATCCCAAATGCTACACTTTCTTCCTCTTCGGAGGTCATTGTTATTCACCCTGTTCAGAATACAGGGTTGCTGGACAGTAAAATCACCAGCTCATCCTCATACATGAAGATAAAATCCAGAGACCACCTCATCTCCAGGCACACTGTGAAAGATGACCCTCAGTCTCCCCGCCGTCACTGGAGTGAGCGTCACCCAGCCGTTCTTTCACAAGCCTTAGACACCCATTCCCCTGGTGCACCCACACTGTTGTCTCTCTGTGATTCCTCAGTCTCTCTAAATGCAAATCAGGAGAATGGGTCCCAAGTTGTGCCCTATAATTGCAGAAGCAATGTGCGCTTCCCAGCCCACCCTCAGGATGTGGATGGCAATAGCGAGTCTAGTCATTCAGGGGGCGGAGGACAGGGTAGCTCAGAGCCCTGGGAATACCAAGCCTCAAGTAATGGGCAGGCATCCCCACTGAAGCCACCTGTGGCAACTCCTGGGTACTCCACGCCAGCAAGTAACATGAGCAGCTGCAGTTTGGACCAAACATTCAACAAAGAGGATGCAGGGTCGCTGTACTCTGAGGACCATGACGACTGCTGCACGTCTGTGCACTCCAACTCCGGACGTGCATCTGGGAATTTGTGCAATAGCAGCGATGGCTTCAGGAACCCTCGGCACAGCGTGGTCAATGTGTTTGATGGGAGAGCTCAGAAAAACCAAGGGGACAGGTCAAATTGCAATGATAAGTCCCTTTCGAGAAACATCTCTCTGAAGAAAGCAAAGAAGCCTCCCCTGCCACCCTCCCGGACAGACTCCCTCCGCAGGGTTCCCAAAAAAAGCAGCCAATCCAATGGGCAGGTGCTCAATGAGCACCTCATCGCCTCGCTCCAGCACTCGCTGCACCTGAGCCTCCCGGGCAAGGGTGGCAGCTCGCCCTCTCAAAGCCCCTGCAGTGACCTGGAGGAGCCCTGGCTGCCCCGGTCACGGAGTCAGAGCACAGTCAGCGCCAGCAGCAGCCTAACTTCCACCACCGCCCCCAACGTCTACTCCCTGTGTGGGGTCACTCCATCACAGAGCGATACCAGCAGCGTCAAGTCGGAGTACACGGACCCGTGGGGTTACTACATTGACTACACAGGCCTGCAGGAAGACCCGGGCACCCCAGGAGGGGGCTACTTTGCTGGCAGCGGGACGCCCGCTGGAAACGGCCTCGTCCGCCCGGTCCAGGAAGGGCCCAGGGCCGTCCCACCGCAGGTACCCAGCGGTTCGGTCAAACCAAAGATCACATCGCCAGAGAAGTCACACAGAGTCACTTCTCCATCTAGTGGGTATTCCAGCCAGTCAAATACACCCACAGCTCTCACTCCTGTGCCTGTGTTTTTAAAATCCATGTCACCAGCAAATGGGAAGGGTAAGCCCAAGCCCAAGGTGCCAGAGAGGAAGTCCTCTCTGATATCCTCAGTGTCCGTTTCCTCATCGTCGACTTCTCTGTCCTCCAACACTTCTACAGAAGGAGGCGGCACGATGAAGAAACTGGATGCAGCCTCAGCCTGTCCCCTGGTGCCCCCCACTCCGCTCCCGGGCCCCCTCCCCCCGCCTCCCTCGCCTTTGGCCGACTGTCCTGAGGGCTGTGCATTGCCCCCCTCTCCTGTTTTCCCCCCTCCGCCACCTGAAGCTCTCACTCCCTTCTGCTCCCCTCCTGATGGGTGCCTTCCTCCTGCCCCCGCTTCACTGAGCCCCCTTTTTCCAGATTCTTCTGTGCCCTTACCATTGCCTTCACCTTTCCTACCCTCCTCGGAGCCCCCACCTGCCCCTCCTCTGGACCCCAAATTCATGAGAGACCCCAGGCATTCTTGCCCTAACTCCAGCCAGCCAGACTCCTCCCGGGAGGCCTTCAGGCCGCCTTCCACTAGGGAGGAGAGCAGCAGACCCCCCATGCCCCTCATAACCACAGAAGCACTGCAGATGGTGCAGCTGAGGCCAGTGAGGAGGAACTCCGGCACTGGGCCGGCTCTGTCATCTGAACCAACAGCTCAGGAAAAACGAACTTTGGTTGCTCCACAGTACCACTTAAAGCCATCTGCCTTCCTGAAATCCCGAAATAGCACACATGAAATGGAGAATGAAAGCCAGCTTGCCTCCCTGACAAGCTCGCTCCGGTCGCCTGCCAAGAGCTTGAGTCAGGGTGACCATGGCAGTGCAGCCGAGCACGGCAGCGGCCCGTGGAGTGCCAGGGACGCAGAGGCTCAGACCGGCCCCAGAACCGCCCAGCTCCCCAACTCTTCACCCAGCAGGAAGCCACCGCCCATTTCTAAGAAGCCCAAACTGTTCCTGGTGGTGCCACCTCCACAGAGAGATTTCACAGCGGAGCCTGCAGAGAACGTGAGCGAAACCCTCCGAGCTGTGCCCAGCCCTACGAGGGGAGAGGAGGGCCCTGCCCACAGCAATGAGGCAAGAGAGAGTCCTGCAGCCCGAGCTGGCTCTCATGCGACGTACCCTGGCAGCTTGGTTCTTGAGGAAGGAGCTCCAGAATCTGTGTCCCCAGGCACAGTGGAAGCCAATGTCCCCATGGTACAGCCTGATGCCTCACCTGGCCCCCAGCAGGAAGAGCCAGCCGAGAACAGAGAGGATGGTGGAGGTGACGTGGAGAGCTGCCTGTCTAGACAGGATGGAGAGG CCGGGGTGCCGCAGACCGACACAGCCGCTTCCTCCTCCGAGGCCTGTGACTTCCCCAGGGAAGAAGGGAGTGATGAGGTGATGACCCCCAGTAGACCCAGGACCACAGAAGACCTTTTTGCAGCTATTCACAG ATCTAAAAGGAAAGTCCTTGGCCGGAAAGATTCAGACGATGATCCTTCCCGAAACCATTCTCCCTCCCCGCCAGTGACACCCACGGGCGCTGCCCCGAGCCTGGCCTCTCCAAAGCAGATGGGATCCATTCAGAGAAGTGTCCGCAAGAGCAGCACCAGCAGCGACAACTTCAAAGCTCTGCTGCTCAAAAAGGGGAGTCGTTCTGACGCCAGCGCCCGCATGTCGGCAGCGGAGATGCTCAAGAATACAGACCCGCGCTTCCAGAGGTCAAGGTCGGAGCCTTCAGCAGACACTCCCGAGAGCCCGTCAAGCTGCTCCCCAAGCAAGAGCAGAAGGGCCCAGGAGGAGTGGGCCAGGAACGAGGGCTCCATGCCGCGGAGTCTGTCGTTCTCCGGCCCCAGGTACGGCCGCAGTCGAACGCCGCCCTCCGCGGCCAGCAGCAGGTACAGCGTGCGGAACCGTATCCAGAGCAGCCCCATGACGGTCATCTCGGAGGGCGAAGGGGAAGCCTCCGAGTCTACGGACAGCAGGGCGCGCGGGGCTCCGGGCACCGCGCAGGGATGCTCGCTGGACGGGCGGGCAGGGGATGAGATGGACGAGGGCAGTGCGCTTTGCGGCAAAGAGCCTGCCACCTCCCTGCGGCCACCGGCTCCTGGCCCTGCCAACGGGACAGCCAGTGTAGGGGACAGGGAGCAGCCAGAACAGTGTGGAGGTTCCCTGAGAGAGGAGAGCTAG